The Streptomonospora litoralis genome window below encodes:
- the hemE gene encoding uroporphyrinogen decarboxylase gives MHDSPFLRACRRLPVPHTPVWFMRQAGRSLPEYRRVRADVPMLDACARPDMIVEITMQPVHRYDVDAAIYFSDIVVPLKAIGVDLDIKAGVGPVVDEPVRDAEGVKRLRPLEPDDVTFVTEAVGELVSRLGERPLIGFAGGPFTLASYLIEGGPSKNHERTKALMYGEPLLWADLMQRLAAITVEFLRVQAAAGAGAVQLFDSWVGTLSAADYRESVLPYTSWIFERLAELQVPRIHFGVGTGELLSLLSEAGADVVGVDWRVPLEKAAQRVQPGTALQGNLDPAALFAPWDVVARRADDVVAGGAAAEGHIFNLGHGVLPDTDPDVLARLTEYVHTRTEH, from the coding sequence CTGCACGACTCTCCATTCCTTCGCGCCTGCCGGCGCCTCCCGGTGCCGCACACACCGGTGTGGTTCATGCGCCAGGCCGGGCGCTCACTGCCCGAATACCGCAGGGTGCGCGCCGACGTGCCCATGCTCGACGCCTGCGCGCGGCCCGACATGATCGTCGAGATCACCATGCAGCCGGTGCACCGCTACGACGTCGACGCCGCCATCTACTTCAGCGACATCGTCGTGCCCCTCAAGGCCATCGGCGTCGACCTCGACATCAAGGCCGGTGTGGGCCCCGTGGTCGACGAGCCCGTCCGCGACGCCGAGGGCGTGAAGCGGCTGCGCCCGCTGGAGCCCGACGACGTCACCTTCGTCACCGAGGCCGTGGGCGAGCTCGTGAGCCGACTGGGCGAGCGCCCGCTGATCGGATTCGCGGGCGGCCCGTTCACGCTCGCCTCCTACCTCATCGAAGGCGGGCCCTCCAAGAACCACGAGCGCACGAAGGCGCTCATGTACGGCGAACCCCTGCTGTGGGCCGACCTCATGCAGCGGCTGGCCGCCATCACGGTGGAGTTCCTGCGGGTCCAGGCGGCCGCGGGCGCCGGTGCCGTGCAGCTGTTCGACTCCTGGGTGGGAACGCTCAGCGCCGCCGACTACCGGGAGTCCGTGCTGCCCTACACGTCGTGGATCTTCGAGCGCCTCGCCGAGCTCCAGGTGCCGCGCATCCACTTCGGCGTGGGCACCGGCGAGCTGCTCAGCCTGCTCAGCGAGGCCGGTGCCGACGTGGTCGGCGTGGACTGGCGGGTGCCGCTGGAGAAGGCCGCCCAGCGGGTGCAGCCGGGCACGGCGCTGCAGGGCAACCTCGACCCGGCCGCGCTGTTCGCCCCCTGGGACGTCGTCGCCCGCCGCGCCGACGACGTCGTCGCCGGCGGCGCCGCGGCCGAGGGCCACATCTTCAACCTCGGCCACGGCGTGCTGCCCGACACCGACCCCGACGTCCTGGCCCGCCTCACCGAGTACGTGCACACCCGGACCGAGCACTGA
- a CDS encoding DUF3000 domain-containing protein, whose product MPPVGRVDDAPPAFRRAVESLREPPVRSEIAVEDIPAPKRLAPHAAAMSANVRSDGEDAAFGRLIVLYDPQGTRDWPTPFRLVVWVSADLETEIATDPLLGQVAWSWLTDALEARRLPHQGLSGTVTRATSEGFAGKADQPVTTELELRASWSPESEELSADMEVWLDLLSAAAGLPPVDVADITPRRGRAEG is encoded by the coding sequence ATGCCCCCTGTCGGTAGGGTCGATGACGCTCCGCCCGCGTTCCGACGAGCGGTCGAGAGTCTGCGCGAACCCCCGGTCCGGTCGGAGATCGCGGTCGAGGACATCCCCGCCCCCAAGCGACTCGCGCCGCACGCGGCGGCGATGTCGGCCAACGTCCGCTCCGACGGCGAGGACGCCGCGTTCGGACGCCTCATCGTCCTCTACGACCCCCAGGGCACGCGCGACTGGCCCACGCCCTTCCGCCTGGTGGTCTGGGTCAGCGCCGATCTGGAGACCGAGATCGCCACCGACCCGCTGCTGGGCCAGGTCGCCTGGTCCTGGCTGACCGACGCGCTGGAGGCGCGCCGGCTTCCGCACCAGGGGCTCAGCGGCACGGTCACGCGTGCCACGAGCGAGGGGTTCGCCGGAAAAGCCGACCAGCCGGTGACCACCGAGCTGGAGCTGCGCGCGTCGTGGTCACCGGAGTCCGAGGAGCTGTCCGCCGACATGGAGGTGTGGCTGGACCTGCTTTCGGCCGCGGCAGGGCTGCCGCCGGTCGACGTCGCCGACATCACCCCTCGGCGCGGCCGCGCCGAGGGGTGA
- the hemG gene encoding protoporphyrinogen oxidase — protein MQQKPRVAVVGAGISGLTAAYRLGRAGADVTVLEASPRVGGKLHVSPVAGVPVDAGAESVLARRPEALDLIDELGLGDRIEYPAPLPAAIYTRGRLRAFPKGQVMGVPGNLAALARSGVLSVPGVLRAGLDPVLPRTPLGADVSVGDYIGARMGREVVDRLVEPMLGGVYAGRAERLSLESTLPQLAPQAREERSLTRAVRRAAADQRARSRPGAPAFATLRGGIATLADALAEGPARIETSATVRRLSRTGSGHWSLDVGAAAPDAPSAAPREVAADGVVLACPAPAAARLLRPLAASTAEDLAGIGYASMAVVTLAYPAAAFARVPEGSGFLVSAREGLSIKAATFSSRKWPWLAQELAGAHPDPGAGTVIVRCSIGRAGEESLLQRSDGELAALAAADLAAVCGVTGAPTEQRVTRWGGGLPQYDTGHGARVERIRAGVAGLGGLAVCGAAFDGVGVPACIAGATRAVEDVLASVPAAADGRAPDATSNDETRSHP, from the coding sequence ATGCAGCAGAAACCCCGAGTAGCGGTTGTGGGCGCCGGGATATCCGGCCTCACGGCCGCCTACCGGCTGGGCCGCGCCGGAGCCGACGTGACCGTGCTCGAAGCGTCCCCGCGAGTGGGCGGCAAGCTGCACGTGTCTCCGGTGGCCGGGGTGCCGGTCGACGCCGGCGCGGAGTCGGTGCTCGCACGGCGGCCGGAGGCGCTCGACCTCATCGACGAGCTCGGCCTCGGCGACCGGATCGAGTACCCCGCGCCGCTGCCCGCCGCCATCTACACCCGCGGCCGCCTGCGCGCGTTCCCCAAGGGCCAGGTGATGGGGGTTCCCGGCAACCTGGCCGCGCTGGCCCGCAGCGGCGTGCTCTCGGTGCCCGGTGTGCTGCGCGCCGGGCTGGACCCGGTGCTGCCGCGCACGCCGCTCGGCGCGGACGTGTCCGTCGGCGACTACATCGGCGCCCGCATGGGCCGCGAGGTCGTCGACAGGCTGGTCGAGCCGATGCTCGGCGGCGTCTACGCCGGGCGCGCCGAGCGGCTGTCGCTGGAGTCGACCCTTCCCCAGCTCGCTCCGCAGGCCCGCGAGGAACGCTCGCTGACGCGAGCCGTGCGCCGCGCCGCGGCCGACCAGCGGGCCCGGTCGCGACCGGGCGCACCGGCCTTCGCGACCCTGCGCGGCGGCATCGCGACCCTCGCCGACGCGCTCGCCGAGGGCCCCGCCCGCATCGAGACTTCGGCGACCGTGCGCCGGCTGTCGCGCACCGGGTCCGGGCACTGGTCGCTCGACGTCGGAGCGGCGGCACCCGACGCGCCGAGCGCCGCCCCCCGCGAAGTCGCGGCGGACGGCGTCGTGCTGGCCTGCCCCGCTCCGGCGGCGGCCAGACTGCTGCGCCCGCTGGCCGCCTCTACCGCCGAGGACCTGGCCGGTATCGGGTACGCGAGCATGGCCGTCGTCACCCTGGCCTACCCCGCCGCCGCGTTCGCCCGGGTCCCTGAGGGCAGCGGCTTCCTGGTGTCGGCCCGCGAGGGGCTGAGCATCAAGGCCGCCACCTTCAGCAGCCGCAAGTGGCCCTGGCTGGCCCAGGAGCTGGCGGGCGCGCACCCCGACCCCGGCGCCGGAACCGTCATCGTGCGCTGCTCGATCGGACGTGCGGGCGAAGAGTCCCTGCTGCAGCGCAGCGACGGCGAGCTCGCCGCTCTGGCCGCGGCGGACCTCGCCGCGGTATGCGGCGTCACCGGCGCGCCCACCGAGCAGCGCGTCACCCGCTGGGGCGGCGGGCTGCCCCAGTACGACACCGGCCACGGCGCCCGGGTGGAACGCATTCGAGCCGGGGTGGCCGGGTTGGGCGGACTCGCCGTGTGCGGTGCCGCCTTCGACGGTGTGGGCGTTCCCGCCTGCATCGCCGGCGCCACCCGGGCCGTCGAGGACGTGCTGGCCTCGGTGCCCGCGGCCGCCGACGGCCGGGCGCCGGATGCAACCAGCAACGACGAGACAAGGAGCCATCCGTGA
- a CDS encoding tetratricopeptide repeat protein: MAIWRSLLRKTGFTPADPATATRTSDREQGRTPALRAAALEQTLHEHVESHGSADPRTITARNNLASKYAQIGRRESAVAQFEQALGDAVTAYGEGHGQTDVIRENLAWCYEDAGRHGDAAEQWEALLKHRDEHLGPVAADTVAARSRLAISYRKSGRHDAAIAHYEKAVEDAGVPEAREDLRLGLSLAYASVDREDDGIQQLRMVLAQRRRRIGTRHLETLAVQHRLGRAYTQAGRLEEAVDALRTAYFSGLQAAGDPDIRMLTLRMRRDLAGALSALGRHREAAGLF; encoded by the coding sequence GTGGCGATCTGGCGCTCCCTGCTGCGCAAAACCGGATTCACCCCTGCTGATCCCGCGACGGCGACCCGCACGTCCGATCGGGAGCAGGGCCGCACCCCGGCCCTGCGCGCCGCCGCCCTGGAGCAGACGCTGCACGAGCACGTCGAGTCGCACGGCAGTGCCGATCCGCGCACCATCACCGCGCGCAACAACCTCGCCAGCAAGTACGCCCAGATCGGGCGCCGCGAGTCGGCCGTCGCCCAGTTCGAACAGGCCTTGGGCGACGCGGTGACCGCCTACGGCGAGGGACACGGGCAGACCGATGTGATCCGTGAGAACCTCGCCTGGTGCTACGAGGACGCCGGCCGCCACGGCGACGCCGCCGAGCAGTGGGAGGCGCTGCTCAAGCACCGCGACGAGCACCTGGGGCCGGTGGCTGCCGACACGGTCGCCGCGCGCAGCCGACTGGCCATCAGCTACCGCAAAAGCGGGCGCCACGACGCCGCCATCGCCCATTACGAGAAGGCCGTCGAGGACGCGGGCGTACCCGAGGCGCGCGAGGACCTGCGCCTGGGCCTGAGTCTGGCCTACGCCTCGGTGGACCGCGAGGACGACGGCATCCAGCAACTGCGCATGGTGCTTGCCCAGCGCCGCCGCAGGATCGGCACCAGGCACCTGGAGACGCTGGCGGTCCAGCACAGGCTGGGCCGGGCCTACACCCAGGCCGGCCGCCTGGAGGAGGCGGTCGATGCCCTGCGCACGGCCTACTTCAGCGGCCTCCAAGCCGCCGGCGACCCCGACATCCGCATGCTGACGCTGCGGATGCGCCGCGACCTGGCCGGGGCCCTCAGCGCCCTGGGCCGCCACCGCGAGGCCGCGGGACTGTTCTGA
- the pssA gene encoding CDP-diacylglycerol--serine O-phosphatidyltransferase: MRLAVADYLTLGNALCGFMAVWQLAAAQSAQLAGAGPLDRGAIASAVVLLLIAAGFDLFDGRVARKLGGSGMGAELDNLADVISFGFAPAFFVVAWGTFVGDGGALPIAAAAAVLLAVVVRLARFSCQSPGCGSFTGLPSPFGAMAVITVVLLDPPVLLGSLAVLALAWLMVSRVEYPKPSGRLAYAVLVWIAGSVGCLAAWAMDAPAGDTLLYSGSGLVLVLLAGVPVYLLATRRHTRAAQGPVLPPQGGPGD, from the coding sequence CTGCGGCTCGCCGTGGCCGACTATCTGACCCTGGGCAACGCGCTGTGCGGCTTCATGGCGGTCTGGCAGCTCGCGGCGGCCCAGTCCGCCCAGCTCGCCGGCGCGGGACCGCTCGACCGCGGCGCCATCGCCTCGGCGGTGGTGCTGCTGCTCATCGCAGCCGGCTTCGACCTGTTCGACGGCCGGGTGGCGCGCAAGCTCGGCGGCAGCGGCATGGGCGCCGAACTGGACAACCTCGCCGATGTGATCAGTTTCGGCTTCGCTCCCGCGTTCTTCGTGGTGGCCTGGGGAACGTTCGTCGGCGACGGCGGGGCGCTGCCCATCGCGGCCGCGGCGGCGGTGCTGCTGGCGGTCGTCGTGCGCCTGGCGCGATTCTCCTGCCAGAGCCCCGGCTGCGGCAGCTTCACCGGACTGCCCAGCCCCTTCGGCGCCATGGCGGTGATCACCGTCGTCCTGCTCGACCCGCCGGTCCTGCTCGGATCGCTCGCGGTGCTGGCGCTGGCCTGGCTGATGGTCAGCCGCGTGGAGTACCCCAAGCCGAGCGGCCGCCTGGCCTATGCGGTGCTGGTGTGGATCGCCGGCAGCGTCGGCTGCCTGGCCGCGTGGGCGATGGACGCCCCGGCGGGCGACACCCTGCTCTACTCGGGATCGGGCCTGGTCCTGGTGCTGCTGGCGGGGGTGCCGGTGTACCTGCTGGCCACGCGCCGCCACACCCGAGCCGCGCAGGGGCCGGTGCTGCCACCCCAGGGCGGCCCGGGGGACTGA
- a CDS encoding DUF4349 domain-containing protein, with the protein MLLAALSGCAGGGTSSGGQSADAPAGESGVVGPGAGGGRSGEDGQGGQGVQGGRGNRAEGTGEGGDSAGLAADVPLAERDLVHTADMAVEVDGVQKAADAAADWTRSAGGYVAAEQVQTAEGSPPHASLTLHVPQDRYEDALEEFASLGSRSNLDRNVQDVTEQVADVDSRVESAEASLERLRDLLEEAESVEDVLAVERQISTRQEELEALQARQRSLAQQTTYGTVRLELAPPETYVEAPEDDGIGFLGGLQHGWQALVGAVEVLLVVVGWMLPFLLVAAVIGVPGWLAWRRRRRAAPDRAARQPVPAAVGATRGTANGAAGTAHEGAAEPAEATGKPQPPDAAPDESPGASAENSPGDDDAEPRSDKDDRPGTDC; encoded by the coding sequence GTGCTGCTCGCCGCGCTGAGCGGGTGCGCGGGCGGCGGCACCTCATCCGGCGGCCAGTCCGCCGACGCGCCCGCCGGGGAGTCCGGCGTCGTCGGGCCCGGCGCCGGCGGCGGCCGGAGCGGCGAGGACGGTCAGGGCGGTCAGGGCGTTCAGGGCGGTCGGGGCAACCGAGCCGAAGGCACCGGCGAGGGCGGAGATTCGGCCGGCTTGGCGGCGGATGTCCCGCTCGCCGAGCGCGACCTGGTGCACACCGCCGACATGGCGGTGGAGGTCGACGGCGTGCAGAAGGCGGCCGACGCGGCCGCCGACTGGACTCGGTCGGCCGGCGGCTACGTCGCCGCGGAGCAGGTGCAGACCGCCGAGGGGAGCCCGCCGCACGCCTCGCTGACACTGCACGTTCCCCAGGACCGCTACGAGGACGCCCTGGAGGAGTTCGCGTCGCTGGGCTCGCGCTCCAACCTGGACCGCAACGTGCAGGACGTCACCGAGCAGGTCGCCGACGTCGACAGCCGGGTCGAGTCGGCCGAGGCGTCGCTGGAGCGGTTGCGCGACCTGCTGGAGGAGGCGGAGTCGGTCGAGGACGTGCTGGCCGTCGAGCGCCAGATCAGCACCCGCCAGGAGGAATTGGAGGCCCTGCAGGCCCGGCAGCGATCGCTGGCGCAGCAGACGACCTACGGCACCGTGCGGCTGGAGTTGGCGCCGCCGGAGACCTACGTGGAGGCGCCCGAGGACGACGGCATCGGGTTCCTCGGGGGTCTGCAGCACGGTTGGCAGGCGCTGGTCGGCGCCGTCGAGGTGCTGCTGGTGGTAGTGGGCTGGATGCTGCCGTTCCTGCTGGTCGCCGCGGTGATCGGCGTTCCGGGGTGGCTGGCCTGGCGCCGGCGCCGCCGGGCGGCGCCCGATCGCGCGGCGCGCCAACCGGTTCCGGCGGCGGTAGGGGCAACGCGCGGGACGGCGAACGGCGCAGCCGGCACCGCCCATGAGGGCGCCGCCGAACCCGCGGAGGCCACCGGTAAGCCCCAGCCCCCGGACGCGGCGCCCGACGAGTCCCCGGGCGCGTCCGCGGAGAACTCCCCCGGCGACGACGACGCCGAGCCGCGCTCCGACAAGGACGACCGCCCCGGCACCGACTGCTGA
- a CDS encoding thiolase family protein, translated as MPRTARDVVFVDGVRTPFGKAGKGLYAETRADDLVVRVIRELLRRNPGLPPERVDEVAIAATTQIGDQGLTIGRSAALLAGLPRSVPGYAIDRMCAGAMTAVTTSGAGISFGAYDIAIAGGVEHMGRHPMGEGVDPNPRFLSEKLVDTSALVMGNTAENLHDRYPAITKDRADAYALRSQEKVAKAYADGKMQPDLVEVLVRSAEQGYGLADADEPPRPETTLEGLAGLKTPFRAHGNVTPGNAAGLNDGATGAIIAAEDVAAQMGLNAPMRLVDFSFAGVEPEVMGEGPVPATERLLARQQMGVDEIGLIEINEAFAVQVLAFLEHFGIADDDTRVNPWGGAIALGHPLASSGVRLMMQLARQFAERPDVRYGLTTMCVGMGMGGTVLWENTNWEGAAK; from the coding sequence GTGCCGCGAACCGCCCGCGATGTCGTCTTCGTCGACGGAGTCAGGACTCCGTTCGGCAAGGCCGGCAAGGGCCTTTACGCCGAGACACGCGCCGACGACCTCGTCGTGCGCGTCATCCGCGAGCTACTACGCCGCAACCCCGGCCTCCCACCCGAGCGCGTGGACGAGGTGGCCATCGCCGCCACCACCCAGATCGGCGACCAGGGGCTGACGATCGGCCGCAGCGCCGCCCTGCTGGCCGGCCTGCCCCGCAGCGTCCCCGGCTACGCCATCGACCGCATGTGCGCCGGCGCGATGACGGCCGTGACCACCAGCGGCGCCGGCATCTCCTTCGGCGCCTACGACATCGCCATCGCCGGCGGCGTCGAGCACATGGGCCGCCACCCGATGGGCGAGGGCGTGGATCCCAACCCGCGCTTCCTCTCCGAGAAGCTGGTGGACACCTCGGCGCTGGTCATGGGCAACACCGCGGAGAACCTGCACGACCGCTACCCCGCCATCACCAAGGACCGGGCCGACGCCTACGCCCTGCGCAGCCAGGAGAAGGTCGCCAAGGCCTACGCCGACGGCAAAATGCAGCCGGACCTGGTCGAGGTGCTGGTGCGCTCGGCCGAACAGGGCTACGGACTGGCCGACGCCGACGAACCTCCGCGCCCGGAGACCACCCTCGAAGGGCTGGCCGGGCTGAAGACTCCGTTCCGCGCGCACGGCAACGTGACGCCGGGCAATGCGGCCGGCCTCAACGACGGCGCGACCGGTGCGATCATCGCGGCCGAGGACGTCGCCGCCCAGATGGGGCTGAACGCCCCGATGCGGCTGGTCGACTTCTCCTTCGCCGGTGTGGAGCCCGAGGTCATGGGCGAGGGGCCGGTGCCCGCCACCGAGCGGCTGCTGGCCCGGCAGCAGATGGGCGTGGACGAGATCGGCCTCATCGAGATCAACGAGGCCTTCGCCGTGCAGGTACTGGCCTTCCTGGAGCACTTCGGCATCGCCGACGACGACACGCGCGTCAATCCGTGGGGCGGTGCGATCGCGCTGGGCCACCCGCTGGCCTCCTCGGGCGTGCGGCTGATGATGCAGCTCGCGCGGCAGTTCGCCGAGCGCCCCGACGTCCGCTACGGGCTCACCACCATGTGCGTGGGTATGGGCATGGGCGGAACCGTGCTGTGGGAGAACACGAACTGGGAAGGGGCCGCCAAGTGA
- the hemQ gene encoding hydrogen peroxide-dependent heme synthase: MTTGQHSQGADDAQDLNRLIRYTMWSVFKAGDLAGADRAAVGRELGALFDGAADKGVTTRGCYDVQGFRADADMMFWWIADTSEAVQEMYTSFRRTRLGRVSTPVWSVVGLHRPAEFNRAHVPAFLAGEEPGEHLCIYPFVRSYEWYLLPDEERRAMLAEHGKMAAPYPDVRANTVSTFALSDYEWMLAFEADELYRIVDLMRHLRAAEARRHTRVEVPFYTGRRKSPAELVEALA; the protein is encoded by the coding sequence GTGACAACGGGGCAGCACAGCCAGGGCGCGGACGACGCCCAGGACCTCAACCGGCTCATCCGCTACACCATGTGGTCGGTGTTCAAGGCCGGCGACCTGGCGGGCGCCGACCGCGCCGCCGTGGGCCGGGAGCTGGGCGCGCTGTTCGACGGCGCCGCCGACAAGGGCGTGACCACCCGCGGCTGCTACGACGTGCAGGGCTTCCGCGCCGACGCCGACATGATGTTCTGGTGGATCGCCGACACCTCCGAGGCGGTGCAGGAGATGTACACCTCCTTCCGCCGCACCCGGCTGGGACGGGTGAGCACGCCGGTGTGGTCGGTGGTGGGCCTGCACCGCCCCGCCGAGTTCAACCGCGCCCACGTCCCGGCCTTCCTCGCCGGCGAGGAACCGGGCGAGCACCTGTGCATCTACCCGTTCGTGCGTTCCTACGAGTGGTACCTGCTGCCGGACGAGGAGCGCCGCGCGATGCTGGCCGAGCACGGCAAGATGGCCGCGCCCTACCCGGACGTGCGCGCCAACACGGTCTCGACCTTCGCGCTGAGCGACTACGAGTGGATGCTCGCCTTCGAGGCCGACGAGCTGTACCGCATCGTCGACCTGATGCGCCACCTGCGCGCCGCGGAGGCGCGCCGCCACACCCGCGTGGAGGTTCCGTTCTACACCGGCCGCCGCAAGAGCCCCGCCGAACTCGTCGAGGCCCTGGCCTGA
- a CDS encoding HRDC domain-containing protein, which translates to MANVLNSKTGTPDPENSRGQDGGREEAEPEAPLLREPRDGLPPVVADSAHLARVVEEFAAGTGPVAVDAERASGYRYGQRAYLVQLRRAEAGSALIDPIACPDLSGLDSALAGTETVLHAAHQDLPCLTEIGLRPAELFDTELAGRLLGYQRVGLGSMVERVLGLRLAKEHSAVDWSVRPLPEDWLTYAALDVEVLVDLRDTLRAELEEAGKLEWAREEFAWVLQAPPKEPRTDPWRRTSGIHRVRNQRGLGVVRELWTERDRVARERDISPGRVLPDAAIVEAATAMPATAPELTAIKPFSVRLARRYVPTWLKAINRVRAMPAAELPQPSAPGDGPPATNRWADRDPAAARRLEAVRAELSAVAERITMPTENLLQPDTVRRLAWSPPQSVEADSVAEHLREHHARDWQVALTAEQLAEALRRAAG; encoded by the coding sequence GTGGCGAACGTGCTGAACTCGAAGACAGGTACCCCGGATCCGGAGAACTCCCGCGGACAGGACGGGGGGCGCGAGGAGGCCGAGCCCGAGGCGCCGCTGCTGCGCGAACCCCGTGACGGCCTGCCCCCCGTGGTGGCCGACTCCGCACATCTGGCGCGCGTCGTCGAGGAGTTCGCCGCGGGCACCGGCCCCGTGGCGGTCGACGCCGAACGGGCGTCGGGCTACCGCTACGGGCAGCGCGCCTACCTGGTCCAGCTGCGCCGGGCCGAGGCGGGCTCGGCCCTGATCGACCCGATCGCCTGCCCCGATCTCAGTGGCCTCGACTCTGCCCTGGCCGGTACCGAGACGGTGCTGCACGCCGCCCACCAGGACCTGCCCTGCCTCACCGAGATCGGACTGCGGCCGGCCGAGCTGTTCGACACCGAGCTGGCCGGCCGGCTGCTCGGCTACCAGCGGGTGGGGCTGGGCTCGATGGTGGAGCGGGTGCTGGGTCTTCGCCTGGCCAAGGAGCACTCCGCGGTGGACTGGTCGGTGCGCCCGCTGCCGGAGGACTGGCTGACCTACGCCGCACTCGACGTGGAGGTGCTGGTCGACCTGCGCGACACGCTGCGGGCCGAGCTGGAGGAGGCCGGCAAGCTGGAGTGGGCGCGCGAGGAGTTCGCGTGGGTGCTGCAGGCTCCGCCCAAGGAGCCGCGGACCGATCCGTGGCGCCGCACCTCGGGCATCCACCGGGTGCGCAACCAGCGCGGCCTGGGCGTGGTCCGGGAACTGTGGACCGAGCGCGACCGCGTCGCCCGCGAACGCGACATCTCCCCGGGCCGGGTGCTGCCCGACGCCGCCATCGTCGAAGCCGCGACCGCGATGCCCGCCACCGCGCCGGAACTGACCGCCATCAAGCCCTTCAGCGTCCGGCTGGCCCGCCGCTACGTGCCCACCTGGCTCAAGGCGATCAACCGTGTGCGCGCCATGCCGGCGGCCGAGTTGCCCCAGCCCAGCGCCCCCGGCGACGGCCCTCCGGCGACGAACCGCTGGGCCGACCGCGACCCGGCCGCCGCGCGCCGACTGGAGGCGGTGCGCGCGGAGCTGTCTGCCGTCGCCGAGCGGATCACGATGCCCACCGAGAACCTGCTGCAGCCCGACACGGTGCGGCGGCTGGCGTGGAGCCCGCCGCAGAGCGTGGAGGCGGACTCCGTGGCGGAGCATCTGCGCGAACACCACGCCAGGGACTGGCAGGTGGCGCTGACGGCCGAGCAGCTGGCCGAGGCCCTGCGCCGGGCCGCCGGCTGA